From Portunus trituberculatus isolate SZX2019 chromosome 50, ASM1759143v1, whole genome shotgun sequence, the proteins below share one genomic window:
- the LOC123500030 gene encoding uncharacterized protein LOC123500030, translating to MVSSGVSVMVAAVVLAAVLVAVGAEPGFFKGRGRCHPKIVPFYNTIYDKVPYHHTVYDDNLIYSTVYHTVYKTHYKTHHTTEYVPQYVTKDVHKDEVHYVPKYKTEHKTEYVPQYVTTTQVVPPTSPPRST from the exons ATGGTGTCCTCCGGCGTGAgcgtgatggtggcggcggtggtgctggcggctgtgctggtggcggtgggggCCGAGCCGGGCTTCTTCAAGGGCCGGGGAAGGTGCCACCCTAAGATCGTGCCTTTCTACAACACTATTTACGACAAA GTACCGTACCACCACACCGTGTACGACGACAATCTGATCTACAGCACCGTATACCACACCGTGTACAAGACGCACTACaagacacaccacaccactgagtACGTGCCGCAGTACGTCACCAAGGACGTGCACAAGGACGAGGTTCACTACGTGCCCAAGTACAAGACGGAGCACAAGACGGAGTACGTGCCACAGTACGTCACCACCACGCAGGTCGTGCCTCCTACGTCACCACCACGGAGTACATGA